Proteins co-encoded in one Lineus longissimus chromosome 11, tnLinLong1.2, whole genome shotgun sequence genomic window:
- the LOC135496082 gene encoding uncharacterized protein LOC135496082 isoform X1 produces MGDTGRSRRQNKVAVVHPRGIMVLVSLSVTLFLVGIVGAEYTNKIYIDENCNDNVTTDGHLAGEVILTRGKGCAATKCHCSFRLTHNDVSKRLKVRFTQLDLGEDSNRQCLGTIKIYSVNGDIKKDKTAAMCTDPNVAGSETLADMNVLYFDVKLGSYDTPKVSMFFTVFHEAKCKTDEFQCALKPYPCVSNSLKCDGYDNCGDKSDEEKETAGCGAIGVTSSTYQLSVITLVAILLLKHFS; encoded by the exons ATGGGTGATAcag GTCGGAGCAGACGTCAAAACAAGGTAGCGGTCGTACACCCGAGGGGAATCATGGTGCTAGTGTCCCTCAGCGTAACCCTCTTCCTGGTCGGGATAGTTGGGGCAGAATATACAAACAAGA TTTATATTGACGAGAACTGCAATGACAATGTGACAACTGATGGCCACCTCGCTGGAGAAGTTATACTTACCAGAGGCAAAGGTTGTGCTGCTACGAAGTGTCATTGCTCATTTAGACTTACT CACAACGATGTGAGCAAAAGGTTAAAGGTCAGGTTCACCCAGCTCGACCTTGGAGAAGATTCAAATAGACAGTGTCTTGGAacaataaaaatatattcagTGAATGGTGACATAAAAAAAGACAAGACTG CCGCCATGTGCACAGACCCAAACGTGGCAGGCTCAGAGACACTAGCGGACATGAATGTTCTATATTTCGATGTAAAACTGGGAAGCTACGACACGCCAAAAGTCTCGATGTTCTTTACCGTTTTCCATGAAG cTAAATGTAAAACGGATGAATTTCAGTGTGCTCTTAAACCGTACCCGTGTGTGTCAAATAGCCTAAAATGTGATGGTTATGATAACTGCGGTGATAAGTCGGATGAGGAGAAGGAGACTGCGGGATGTG gTGCCATTGGTGTGACTTCATCAACGTATCAACTTTCTGTGATCACCCTAGTCGCCATCTTGCTACTGAAGCATTTTTCGTAA
- the LOC135496082 gene encoding uncharacterized protein LOC135496082 isoform X2, translating into MAVIYPRGIMLLVSLSVTLLLVGIAGAEYTNKIYIDENCNDNVTTDGHLAGEVILTRGKGCAATKCHCSFRLTHNDVSKRLKVRFTQLDLGEDSNRQCLGTIKIYSVNGDIKKDKTAAMCTDPNVAGSETLADMNVLYFDVKLGSYDTPKVSMFFTVFHEAKCKTDEFQCALKPYPCVSNSLKCDGYDNCGDKSDEEKETAGCGAIGVTSSTYQLSVITLVAILLLKHFS; encoded by the exons ATGGCCGTCATATATCCAAGGGGAATCATGTTGCTAGTCTCCCTCAGCGTTACCCTCTTACTGGTCGGGATAGCTGGGGCAGAATATACAAACAAGA TTTATATTGACGAGAACTGCAATGACAATGTGACAACTGATGGCCACCTCGCTGGAGAAGTTATACTTACCAGAGGCAAAGGTTGTGCTGCTACGAAGTGTCATTGCTCATTTAGACTTACT CACAACGATGTGAGCAAAAGGTTAAAGGTCAGGTTCACCCAGCTCGACCTTGGAGAAGATTCAAATAGACAGTGTCTTGGAacaataaaaatatattcagTGAATGGTGACATAAAAAAAGACAAGACTG CCGCCATGTGCACAGACCCAAACGTGGCAGGCTCAGAGACACTAGCGGACATGAATGTTCTATATTTCGATGTAAAACTGGGAAGCTACGACACGCCAAAAGTCTCGATGTTCTTTACCGTTTTCCATGAAG cTAAATGTAAAACGGATGAATTTCAGTGTGCTCTTAAACCGTACCCGTGTGTGTCAAATAGCCTAAAATGTGATGGTTATGATAACTGCGGTGATAAGTCGGATGAGGAGAAGGAGACTGCGGGATGTG gTGCCATTGGTGTGACTTCATCAACGTATCAACTTTCTGTGATCACCCTAGTCGCCATCTTGCTACTGAAGCATTTTTCGTAA
- the LOC135496082 gene encoding low-density lipoprotein receptor-related protein 12-like isoform X3: MAVIYPRGIMLLVSLSVTLLLVGIAGAEYTNKIYIDENCNGVVTTDGHLAGEILLTRGKGCASAKCQCSFRLTASDPSKRLKVRFTQLDLGEESNEQRLGTIKIYSVNDEKKVDKTAAMSTDPEVRGSEVEADMNVLFFDVNLGTYSTPKISMYYTVFHEENCAKDEFLCGNYQCVSKSLKCDGYDNCGDKSDEKKETASCVSGAIGVTSSPGQLSVITLAAILLLKLFL; the protein is encoded by the exons ATGGCCGTCATATATCCAAGGGGAATCATGTTGCTAGTCTCCCTCAGCGTTACCCTCTTACTGGTCGGGATAGCTGGGGCAGAATATACAAACAAGA TATATATTGACGAGAACTGCAATGGCGTTGTGACGACCGATGGCCACCTCGCCGGAGAGATTCTCCTTACCAGAGGCAAAGGTTGTGCTTCCGCGAAGTGTCAATGCTCATTTAGACTTACT GCTAGTGATCCAAGCAAAAGGTTAAAGGTCAGGTTCACGCAGCTCGACCTTGGAGAAGAATCAAATGAACAGCGTCTTGGAacaataaaaatatattcagtgaatgatgaaaaaaaagttGACAAGACTG CCGCGATGTCCACAGACCCAGAGGTCCGTGGCTCAGAGGTAGAAGCGGACATGAATGTTCTATTTTTCGATGTTAACCTCGGAACCTATTCGACTCCGAAGATATCGATGTACTATACAGTTTTCCATGAAG AAAACTGTGCAAAGGATGAGTTTTTGTGTGGCAACTACCAATGTGTGTCAAAAAGCCTAAAATGTGATGGGTATGATAACTGCGGTGATAAGTCGGATGAGAAGAAGGAGACTGCGTCGTGCGTCAGTG GAGCCATTGGTGTGACTTCATCACCAGGTCAACTTTCTGTGATCACCCTAGCCGCCATCTTGTTATTGAAGCTATTTTTGTAA